In the genome of Limanda limanda chromosome 15, fLimLim1.1, whole genome shotgun sequence, one region contains:
- the LOC133021036 gene encoding LOW QUALITY PROTEIN: eukaryotic translation initiation factor 2-alpha kinase-like (The sequence of the model RefSeq protein was modified relative to this genomic sequence to represent the inferred CDS: deleted 2 bases in 1 codon) — protein MERSNRFSSQFDSIKSLGKGGFGRVYKVRQILLNKKYAVKIVRCKKKALREVRALSDLLHHNIVRYYNCLKESSAEFLYIQMELCDSETLRHWIKERNKITLSDSRRRHEGLTIAQKIVSGVEYIHLKKLIPRDLKPANIMFGPDGAVKIGDFGLVTADDVEDEPRERTKETGTISYMAPEQEHYT, from the exons atggaaaggtcaaacag ATTTTCATCACAGTTTGATTCCATAAAGTCTCTTGGGAAAGGAGGCTTTGGTCGGGTGTACAAAGTAAGACAAATACTGTTGAACAAGAAGTATGCGGTCAAGATTGTCCGTTGTAAAAA aaaagCTCTGCGGGAGGTGAGGGCATTATCAGACCTTCTTCACCACAACATTGTGAGGTATTATAACTGTTTAAA GGAATCATCGGCAGAGTTCTTATATATTCAAATGGAGTTATGTGACTCAGAAACACTGAGACACTGGATCAAAGAGAGGAATAAAATAACTCTGTCAGACTCCAGAAGAAGACATGAGGGTCTAACCATCGCTCAAAAAATAGTCAGTGGAGTCGAGTACATTCACCTCAAAAAACTCATTCCCAGGGACCTGAAG CCTGCCAACATCATGTTTGGACCGGATGGAGCAGTGAAGATTGGAGACTTTGGTCTGGTCACTGCAGATGATGTCGAAGATGAA CCAAGGGAGAGAACTAAAGAAACAGGAACCATTTCTTACATGGCTCCAGAACAA GAACATTATACATAG
- the LOC133020316 gene encoding G patch domain-containing protein 11-like, which translates to MSDEEEDYMSDAFLTKMQDVKPGVSMVKRVKEAMKRETQIKENNIKNRQKTYKEQETESREAALESSISNNNRGFALLQKMGYKAGQGLGKQGAGRVDPISINLKTDRGGIGMEEVKKRKAEEELEHYRQKVRVKQQNETKSLEDFRSRVRTEREERKIEGDLRKSQRACEQLDSQKTITVPREDWYWPIADADDKEDADDEEEEEEEEEEEKKEEEEEIVELTSFDKLQILTSYLRGVHFYCIWCGTTYNDEDDLCSNCPGDTAADHD; encoded by the exons ATGTCAGACGAGGAAGAAGATTATATGTCTGATGCCTTTCTCACTAAAAT GCAAGATGTGAAACCGGGAGTCAGCATGGTGAAACGGGTAAAGGAAGCCATGAAGAGGGAGACGCAGATAAAGGAGAACAACATCAAGAACCGTCAGAAGACTTACAAGGAGCAGGAAACGGAAAGTCGGGAAGCAGCGTTGGAGAGCTCcatcagcaacaacaacaggggATTTGCACTACTGCAGAAAATGGGTTACAAAGCTGGTCAAGGTCTCGGGAAGCAAG GAGCAGGGAGGGTTGATCCTATTTCTATTAACCTGAAAACTG ACAGAGGTGGTATCGgaatggaggaggtgaagaaaagaaaagcagaggaggaacttGAACATTATCGACAGAAAGTGCGGGTCAAGCAGCAGAATGAGACCAAATCTCTGGAAGATTTTAG GTCGAGAGTaaggactgagagagaagagCGTAAGATTGAGGGGGATCTCAGAAAGAGTCAGAGAGCCTGTGAGCAGCTCGACAGTCAGAAG ACCATCACTGTCCCCAGAGAAGACTGGTACTGGCCAATTGCAGATGCTGATGACAAGGAAGATGCtgatgacgaggaggaggaagaggaggaggaggaggaggagaagaaggaagaggaggaggagattgtGGAATTAACT TCTTTTGACAAACTGCAAATTTTGACTTCCTATTTGAGAGGAGTCCATTTTTACTGCATATGGTGTGGGACCACCTATAATG ATGAAGATGACTTATGCTCTAATTGTCCTGGGGATACGGCAGCAGACCACGATTAA